One Symbiobacterium terraclitae DNA window includes the following coding sequences:
- a CDS encoding ABC transporter ATP-binding protein, which yields MIQLYEVTKTYRAGRQRVVAVEPLCARIEPGEFVMVTGRSGAGKSTLLALMGGLTRPDEGRVTVMGQDLWSLSDRDRARFRARHIGFVFQFASLIPTLTVMENLMLPASFLPPGEGGTWRRALELLERVGLADYADRLPWQLSGGQQKRVAVARALLNRPEVLLADEPTADLDEETERAIVALFQEENRAGTTVVMVTHSSELVPTAGRHLVLSQGRVSCAS from the coding sequence GTGATCCAGCTCTACGAGGTGACCAAGACCTACCGGGCCGGGCGGCAGCGGGTGGTGGCCGTCGAGCCGCTGTGCGCCCGGATCGAGCCCGGCGAGTTCGTCATGGTCACCGGCCGGTCGGGGGCCGGGAAGTCCACGCTGCTGGCCCTGATGGGCGGCCTGACCCGTCCGGACGAGGGCCGGGTCACGGTGATGGGCCAGGACCTCTGGTCGCTCTCCGACAGGGACCGGGCGCGCTTCCGCGCCCGCCACATCGGGTTCGTCTTCCAATTCGCCAGCCTGATCCCCACGCTCACGGTCATGGAGAACCTGATGCTCCCTGCCTCCTTCCTGCCGCCGGGGGAGGGGGGCACCTGGCGGCGGGCGCTGGAGCTGCTGGAGCGCGTCGGGCTGGCGGACTACGCAGACCGGCTGCCCTGGCAGCTTTCGGGGGGCCAGCAGAAGCGGGTCGCCGTGGCCCGGGCCCTGCTGAACCGGCCCGAGGTGCTGCTGGCCGACGAGCCCACCGCCGACCTGGACGAGGAGACCGAGCGCGCCATCGTCGCCCTCTTCCAGGAGGAGAACCGGGCCGGCACCACCGTGGTGATGGTGACGCACAGCAGCGAGCTGGTCCCGACGGCCGGCCGCCACCTGGTGCTCAGCCAGGGAAGGGTCAGCTGTGCGTCCTGA